Proteins found in one Hypericibacter terrae genomic segment:
- a CDS encoding IPT/TIG domain-containing protein produces the protein MAKRLTTTSRKKQATRKKAAPKRKAPKAPAKKPPVKSAKFDLAKLSPAIKKSPLRLRDWLDDHLPWLIGPRITSFDPPKAPRGTILTIEGWNFAPARADNQVTIGGTAVPVLAASGSMLKALVTKDVDDGPIKVTVGTRTANSATDFAVAGYPGDSDDGPPVFATGAGAGDAGDVNPIGTIRVLIVVCQATDRVPANFATVRTGLNTRWTNVQTYYTQASYGQTNVQFDIVSTPAQLDGTFADFVDLTGAVNIIGGQLDRIAAIAAQHAQDEGFTLDNYQMLCSVMFTNGAFIRAWGGSDTSTFSYDDGKPTSDPSHIHIDITLSHKINLLWIQENANWGRFAHEFGHNIVSAPTETGDGTATLGEDVYGSDLVDPGAATAQDFELMGNHDSHPLFTGFHLEKLGYYQAANIKTLQWDRNPHQEDVDLIAHGLTEDGNANRFHILKIKVSDALTYFVEVRQRPGTTTQIFDDSIPLGAAANQGGVIVTRVIADEMHNNQQTRFITLMHDDRVLVENETVEDPARALVITVLDDAVQARPLVCRVRVAWAQTIADDPNGSFDLKVEPWDSDWQSPDIWVDRDPFGSFDSPLDSEGRPTGNGDKPWVSHINQFTARVHVSGAMGAANVKVTFYAITPPGVGDNGNWSPISVKTIASIPQDGAIDQFCNWVPVVGKHTCLKVYASPQLGEISGGNNSAQENVFDFQAAGSSPADPIFIRTAVRNPLDEPRAIALSMRGLPLGWAAQIPNAWVWLEGKAEKEFEVMVWPLADINVYKMGKQKEGRYPGTAPLRVAGFIPRSYSEEMPITHTLPGSRFYPIGGTFYRVHARRSASIRFEIEEKSQRKDSIVLHGAVGPARGDQRILADVLLPDGKTHRAAETRTKSSGAFDVRVSLLDDDRKLQPGTYQVQAFIFHASELADASSNLLHILR, from the coding sequence GTGGCGAAGCGCCTGACGACGACCTCGCGCAAGAAGCAGGCCACCAGGAAGAAGGCGGCGCCGAAGCGCAAAGCGCCGAAGGCACCGGCCAAGAAACCACCGGTCAAGAGCGCGAAGTTCGATCTGGCCAAGCTCAGCCCGGCGATCAAGAAGTCGCCGCTGCGGCTGCGGGACTGGCTCGACGATCATCTCCCCTGGCTGATCGGCCCGCGCATCACCTCGTTCGATCCGCCGAAGGCCCCGCGCGGCACGATCCTGACGATCGAGGGATGGAATTTCGCGCCCGCCCGCGCCGACAACCAGGTCACCATCGGCGGCACCGCCGTCCCGGTGCTGGCGGCGAGCGGCTCGATGCTGAAGGCGCTCGTGACCAAGGATGTCGACGACGGCCCGATCAAGGTGACCGTCGGCACGCGCACGGCCAACAGCGCCACCGACTTCGCGGTGGCGGGCTACCCGGGCGATAGCGACGACGGGCCGCCGGTGTTCGCGACCGGTGCCGGCGCCGGCGATGCCGGCGATGTCAATCCGATCGGCACCATCCGCGTGCTCATCGTGGTGTGCCAGGCGACCGACCGCGTGCCCGCCAATTTCGCCACGGTGCGCACCGGCCTGAACACCCGCTGGACCAACGTCCAGACCTATTACACGCAGGCGAGCTACGGCCAGACCAACGTCCAGTTCGACATTGTGAGTACCCCGGCCCAGCTCGACGGCACCTTCGCCGATTTCGTCGATCTCACCGGCGCCGTCAACATCATCGGCGGCCAGCTCGACCGCATCGCCGCGATCGCCGCCCAGCATGCCCAGGACGAGGGCTTCACCCTCGACAACTACCAGATGCTCTGCTCGGTGATGTTCACCAACGGCGCCTTCATCCGCGCCTGGGGCGGCTCCGACACCTCGACCTTCTCCTATGACGACGGCAAGCCGACCAGCGACCCCAGCCACATCCATATCGACATCACCCTCTCCCACAAGATCAACCTGCTCTGGATCCAGGAGAACGCGAACTGGGGCCGCTTCGCCCATGAGTTCGGCCACAATATCGTCTCGGCCCCGACCGAGACCGGCGACGGCACCGCGACCCTCGGCGAGGATGTCTACGGCTCCGACCTGGTCGATCCGGGCGCCGCCACGGCGCAGGATTTCGAGCTGATGGGCAATCACGATTCCCATCCGCTCTTCACCGGCTTCCATCTCGAGAAGCTCGGCTATTATCAGGCGGCGAACATCAAGACGCTGCAATGGGACCGCAACCCGCATCAGGAGGATGTCGATCTCATCGCCCACGGGCTGACCGAGGACGGCAACGCCAACCGCTTCCATATCCTCAAGATCAAGGTCTCCGACGCCCTCACCTACTTCGTCGAGGTGCGCCAGCGGCCCGGCACCACGACCCAGATCTTCGACGACAGCATCCCGCTCGGCGCCGCCGCGAACCAGGGCGGCGTCATCGTCACCCGGGTGATCGCAGACGAGATGCACAACAACCAGCAGACCCGATTCATCACGCTGATGCATGACGACCGGGTGCTGGTCGAGAACGAGACCGTCGAGGACCCGGCCCGGGCGCTGGTCATCACCGTGCTCGACGATGCCGTCCAGGCGCGGCCGCTGGTCTGCAGGGTCCGCGTCGCCTGGGCGCAGACCATCGCCGACGATCCCAACGGCAGCTTTGATCTCAAGGTCGAGCCCTGGGATTCCGACTGGCAATCGCCCGACATCTGGGTGGACCGCGATCCCTTCGGCAGCTTCGACAGTCCGCTCGACAGCGAGGGCCGGCCAACCGGGAATGGCGACAAGCCGTGGGTGTCGCATATCAACCAGTTCACCGCGCGCGTGCATGTCAGCGGCGCGATGGGGGCGGCCAATGTCAAAGTGACCTTCTACGCGATCACGCCGCCGGGCGTGGGCGACAACGGCAACTGGTCGCCGATCTCCGTCAAGACCATCGCCAGCATCCCGCAGGACGGCGCCATCGACCAGTTCTGCAACTGGGTGCCCGTCGTCGGCAAGCATACTTGCCTCAAGGTCTACGCGTCGCCGCAGCTGGGCGAGATCTCGGGCGGCAACAACAGCGCACAGGAGAACGTGTTCGACTTCCAGGCGGCCGGCAGCAGCCCCGCCGACCCGATCTTCATCCGCACCGCCGTGCGCAATCCGCTCGACGAGCCCCGCGCGATCGCGCTCTCGATGCGCGGCCTGCCGCTGGGCTGGGCGGCGCAGATCCCCAACGCCTGGGTGTGGCTGGAGGGCAAGGCCGAGAAGGAGTTCGAGGTCATGGTCTGGCCGCTCGCCGATATCAATGTCTACAAGATGGGCAAGCAGAAGGAGGGCCGCTACCCGGGAACCGCCCCCCTGCGCGTGGCCGGCTTCATCCCGCGCAGCTACAGCGAGGAGATGCCGATCACCCACACCCTGCCGGGCTCGCGCTTCTATCCGATCGGCGGCACCTTCTATCGCGTCCATGCGCGCAGGAGCGCGTCCATCCGCTTCGAAATCGAGGAGAAATCGCAGCGCAAGGATTCGATCGTGCTGCATGGCGCCGTCGGACCGGCCCGCGGCGACCAGCGCATCCTCGCCGACGTCCTGCTGCCCGACGGCAAGACCCATCGGGCGGCGGAGACCCGGACGAAGAGCAGTGGCGCCTTCGACGTTCGCGTCAGCCTTCTCGACGATGACAGGAAGCTGCAGCCCGGCACCTACCAGGTGCAGGCCTTCATCTTCCACGCCAGCGAGCTCGCCGACGCGTCATCGAACCTGCTGCATATCTTGCGGTGA
- a CDS encoding tryptophan-rich sensory protein, which translates to MAFALRPARTGRSLTMLVLATILVTLALNGLIFALGWVGASTGSGRVYPLLPPGWVIGAVWVLLLALLAVAYWWLASDAAPEPRRLAPWLLLLIAACLAYPLYTVGLSNETAGFIGNLATIAASAFLAGRLWPASRLASALTILPAIWVSFATFALLMGR; encoded by the coding sequence ATGGCCTTCGCCCTCCGCCCCGCACGCACCGGCCGATCGCTCACAATGCTGGTGCTGGCCACGATCCTGGTCACCTTGGCGCTCAACGGGTTGATCTTCGCGCTCGGCTGGGTCGGCGCCTCCACCGGGAGCGGACGCGTCTATCCGCTGCTGCCGCCAGGATGGGTCATCGGCGCCGTGTGGGTCCTGCTGCTGGCGCTGCTGGCGGTGGCCTATTGGTGGCTCGCCAGCGACGCGGCGCCGGAGCCCCGCCGGCTGGCACCCTGGCTGCTCCTGCTCATCGCGGCCTGCCTCGCTTATCCGCTCTATACCGTGGGCCTGAGCAACGAGACCGCCGGCTTCATCGGCAATCTGGCGACCATCGCCGCCAGCGCCTTCCTGGCGGGCCGCCTGTGGCCGGCGTCGCGATTGGCGTCGGCGCTGACCATCCTGCCGGCGATCTGGGTCTCCTTCGCCACCTTCGCGCTCCTGATGGGACGATGA
- a CDS encoding glutathione S-transferase family protein: MILVGQYDSPFVRRVAISLRVLGFAYEHDTRSVFGDFDAMRKVNPLARIPSLVLDDGEVLIDSIAILDWLDETVGPSHALLPRSGVKRRRALQRIALAIGAVDKAGASAYERLIRPPAYRWAGWIERCRTQAAGAIAALGAMEWPEDAKLDQVQITTACMLRYLQMTDPELLPRGRYPALEALSARCEARPEFQATFPADVVYPKSG; this comes from the coding sequence ATGATCCTCGTCGGCCAGTACGACTCCCCCTTCGTGCGGCGCGTGGCGATCTCGCTGCGGGTGCTGGGCTTCGCCTACGAGCATGACACGCGCTCGGTGTTCGGCGATTTTGATGCGATGCGGAAGGTCAATCCGCTGGCGCGGATTCCCTCGCTGGTGCTCGACGATGGCGAGGTGCTGATCGATTCGATCGCCATCCTCGACTGGCTCGACGAGACCGTCGGGCCGTCGCACGCGCTGCTGCCGAGATCGGGCGTGAAGCGCCGCCGGGCGCTGCAGCGCATCGCGCTCGCCATCGGCGCGGTCGACAAGGCCGGCGCCTCGGCCTATGAGCGGCTCATCCGTCCGCCCGCCTATCGCTGGGCCGGCTGGATCGAGCGCTGCCGCACCCAGGCCGCGGGCGCCATCGCCGCCCTCGGCGCGATGGAATGGCCGGAAGACGCCAAGCTCGACCAGGTGCAGATCACGACCGCCTGCATGCTCCGCTATCTGCAGATGACGGACCCCGAGCTGCTGCCGCGCGGCCGCTACCCGGCGCTCGAGGCGCTCTCGGCTCGCTGCGAGGCGCGGCCCGAGTTCCAGGCGACCTTCCCGGCGGACGTGGTCTATCCAAAGAGCGGATGA
- a CDS encoding RidA family protein, translating into MGNAIWKWPISGPQHLAGTAGRFSFVGGAGDFDAKGKIRHPDDLLAQIPGTIANIAAALAVEGCGLADILRLKVFYKSDGSRDEWEVLAALAKHFERDPLPGITLHPVPLQPFAGQALQAQAIATRGWRDHATDFRVVTGEVPAKHRARFGGRKITLGLRANEFVVVPARTAIDEEGNPMPGDGVAHSRIIMSRHEETLKALGASFQDAIKMEGYYFGITTEAWADMARMRGSFFREPGPVATVVPCHGLYPKGAQTKIEVMGMRESWNGFDKYIPREDRWPRRVWDWQIPLPYRQAIRLRDMIWLGGQVPSAPDSNKGVTVLPGQFLPQTQFTMSLIEDLLRAFDRTASDLKLVIAYFTSAGTEAETQAFIDMLRTCIPGPLPPLTLVPQPHMHTKDMTVEIWGVARG; encoded by the coding sequence ATGGGCAACGCAATCTGGAAATGGCCGATCTCCGGCCCGCAACATCTGGCCGGCACGGCGGGGCGTTTCAGCTTCGTCGGCGGCGCGGGCGATTTCGATGCCAAGGGCAAGATCCGCCATCCGGACGATCTCCTGGCGCAGATCCCCGGCACGATCGCGAACATCGCCGCGGCGCTCGCGGTCGAGGGCTGCGGGCTCGCCGACATCCTGCGGCTCAAGGTCTTCTACAAGAGCGACGGGTCGCGCGACGAATGGGAAGTGCTGGCGGCGCTGGCGAAACATTTCGAGCGCGATCCCCTGCCCGGCATCACGCTCCATCCGGTGCCGCTGCAGCCCTTCGCCGGCCAGGCGCTGCAGGCGCAGGCGATCGCGACGCGCGGCTGGCGCGACCACGCGACCGATTTCCGCGTCGTCACCGGCGAGGTGCCGGCGAAGCACCGTGCGCGCTTCGGCGGGCGCAAGATCACGCTGGGCCTGCGCGCGAACGAGTTCGTCGTCGTGCCGGCGCGCACCGCGATCGACGAGGAGGGCAACCCGATGCCGGGCGACGGCGTCGCCCATTCACGCATCATCATGTCGCGCCACGAGGAGACGCTGAAGGCGCTCGGCGCCTCCTTCCAGGATGCGATCAAGATGGAGGGCTATTATTTCGGCATCACCACGGAAGCCTGGGCCGATATGGCGCGCATGCGCGGCTCCTTCTTCCGCGAACCCGGCCCCGTCGCCACCGTCGTGCCCTGCCATGGGCTCTACCCCAAGGGCGCCCAGACCAAGATCGAGGTCATGGGCATGCGCGAGAGCTGGAACGGCTTCGACAAATACATCCCGCGCGAGGACCGCTGGCCGCGCCGCGTCTGGGACTGGCAGATCCCGCTGCCCTACCGCCAGGCGATCCGGCTGCGCGACATGATCTGGCTCGGCGGCCAGGTGCCCTCGGCGCCCGATTCCAACAAGGGCGTGACCGTGCTGCCCGGGCAGTTCCTGCCGCAGACGCAATTCACCATGAGCCTGATCGAGGATTTGCTGCGCGCCTTCGACCGCACGGCCTCGGACCTGAAGCTGGTGATCGCCTATTTCACCTCGGCAGGGACCGAGGCGGAGACGCAGGCCTTCATCGACATGCTCCGGACCTGCATCCCGGGCCCGCTGCCCCCGCTGACGCTCGTGCCGCAGCCGCATATGCATACGAAGGATATGACCGTGGAGATCTGGGGCGTGGCGCGGGGGTAG
- a CDS encoding aromatic ring-hydroxylating oxygenase subunit alpha, translated as MLDGLTNAPATDLRIEPENVLDPRHYAGVREQGPRLHALPLWCYSSPKFFQAEMEKLFYPGWNMMERLDRVPNKGDFHTLTFMNIPLVMVRGSDDKVRVFANTCRHRGALVAEGSGNCKSFRCPYHAWVYSLEGDLLGAQQYSDGEDVPLVTDENRREFGLIEIPSDSWGGFLFVKFRKGGESLADFLGGLPAVLASHRLEDMVCTNRLVFDMDANWKAFVENYSDGYHIPTVHKDSLARWKAKYTRQPPPPNGNYTIAFAEHEGSQLLLPFPDYVGFPAMPQIEKPWDKGTFFVTIRPGMMMTMGNDGALAFCCEPTGPTTSRLTVSSLFPKSTVARNDFEEIAKNYYRRNGIVVKEDVDISLRQAAGIASPFARMVTLQKLEKPLNQIANWILDKVLGPTA; from the coding sequence ATGCTCGACGGTTTGACCAACGCGCCCGCGACCGATCTGCGGATCGAGCCGGAGAACGTCCTCGATCCGCGCCATTATGCCGGCGTGCGCGAGCAGGGGCCGCGGCTCCATGCGCTGCCGCTCTGGTGCTACAGCTCGCCGAAATTCTTCCAGGCCGAGATGGAGAAGCTGTTCTATCCCGGCTGGAACATGATGGAGCGGCTCGACCGCGTGCCCAACAAGGGCGACTTCCACACGCTCACCTTCATGAACATCCCGCTGGTGATGGTGCGCGGCAGCGACGACAAGGTCCGCGTCTTCGCCAACACCTGCCGCCATCGCGGCGCGCTGGTGGCCGAGGGCTCGGGCAACTGCAAGAGCTTCCGCTGCCCCTATCACGCCTGGGTCTATTCGCTCGAGGGCGACCTCTTGGGCGCGCAGCAATATAGCGACGGCGAGGACGTGCCGCTCGTCACCGACGAGAACAGGCGCGAGTTCGGGTTGATCGAGATCCCGAGCGACAGCTGGGGCGGCTTCCTGTTCGTGAAGTTCCGCAAGGGCGGCGAGAGCCTGGCCGACTTCCTCGGCGGCCTGCCGGCGGTGCTGGCCTCGCACCGGCTCGAGGACATGGTCTGCACCAACCGGCTCGTCTTCGACATGGACGCGAACTGGAAGGCCTTCGTCGAGAACTACAGCGACGGCTATCACATCCCGACGGTGCACAAGGATTCGCTGGCGCGCTGGAAGGCCAAATATACGCGCCAGCCGCCGCCGCCCAACGGCAACTACACCATCGCCTTCGCCGAGCATGAGGGCAGCCAGCTGCTGCTGCCCTTCCCGGACTATGTCGGCTTTCCGGCGATGCCGCAGATCGAGAAGCCCTGGGACAAGGGCACCTTCTTCGTCACGATCCGGCCCGGCATGATGATGACGATGGGCAATGACGGCGCGCTCGCCTTCTGCTGCGAGCCGACCGGCCCCACCACCTCGCGCCTGACGGTGAGCTCGCTGTTCCCGAAATCCACGGTCGCCCGCAACGATTTCGAGGAGATCGCGAAGAACTACTACCGCCGCAACGGCATCGTGGTGAAGGAGGACGTCGACATCTCGCTGCGCCAGGCGGCCGGCATCGCCTCGCCCTTCGCGCGGATGGTGACCCTGCAGAAGCTGGAGAAGCCGCTCAACCAGATCGCCAACTGGATCCTGGACAAGGTGCTCGGCCCGACGGCCTGA
- a CDS encoding glutathione S-transferase family protein: protein MAKMQLVSFKGCPWVQRVAIVLREKKIDFEFIHIEADNRPDWFRAISPHNKVPVLRLDDHRALFESGAIAEYLDETAAPRLHPGDPVERAVHRAWIEYMPSFVDITSAHAYVDSEAEFDKAAALVPAAFEKLERALERQSGGPLFNGARYSLVDAAYAPFLQRHLFLERIRKIGHIDKFPRVKAWAEALVARPSTHSFPPAEFEAMYRDMVKRRNKWISQFVDGPRAAAE, encoded by the coding sequence ATGGCGAAGATGCAACTGGTCAGTTTCAAGGGCTGCCCCTGGGTGCAGCGCGTCGCGATCGTGCTGCGCGAGAAGAAGATCGATTTCGAGTTCATCCATATCGAGGCCGACAACCGGCCCGACTGGTTCCGCGCGATCTCGCCGCACAACAAGGTGCCGGTGCTGCGGCTCGACGATCACCGGGCGCTGTTCGAGTCCGGCGCCATCGCCGAATATCTCGACGAGACGGCCGCGCCGCGGCTCCATCCCGGGGATCCGGTCGAGCGCGCCGTCCACCGCGCCTGGATCGAGTACATGCCGAGCTTCGTCGACATCACCTCGGCCCATGCCTATGTCGACAGCGAGGCCGAATTCGACAAGGCGGCGGCGCTGGTGCCGGCCGCCTTCGAGAAGCTCGAGCGGGCGCTCGAGCGCCAGAGCGGCGGTCCCCTCTTCAACGGCGCCCGCTATTCGCTGGTGGACGCGGCCTACGCGCCCTTCCTCCAGCGCCATCTCTTCCTCGAGCGGATCCGCAAGATCGGCCATATCGACAAGTTCCCGCGGGTCAAGGCCTGGGCCGAGGCGCTGGTCGCGCGGCCCTCGACCCACAGCTTCCCGCCGGCCGAGTTCGAGGCCATGTATCGCGACATGGTCAAGCGCCGCAACAAATGGATCTCGCAGTTCGTCGACGGGCCGAGGGCCGCGGCGGAGTGA
- a CDS encoding MmgE/PrpD family protein, giving the protein MKRLAADGAITRTLVDKVMVLRWQDGSPDLPLLIKQSLLDWLGVSIAAASDPPVLVLREELEEQGGHPQAFVFGSPKRLPTQQAALLNGTISHLLDYDDVNLTLPGHCTAPILAAVLALAEREGANGSEVMNAFLTGYETTCRIALLVAPGHYTRGFHATATIGSLGAAAACARLIGLDRAATARALGIAATRTAGLKAMFGTSCKALHAGAAAATGLFAATLARRGFDSREDALECAQGFAATHSSDFNSDAALRDPDAGYHLFNNLFKFHAACYETQAAMECGHRLRRAHGFLPEEIRAVRVRANSHCNEICNIEEPRTGMEMKFSLRATTALSLAGMETSRPAVFCDANAQSPALNAIRGKVAVELSPDLALTESEMEVQLHDGRDFGARQDCGIPMKDREEQGRRVAEKFHCLVDPVLGRSRSGQLASLVDRLEALPSASVIMGACM; this is encoded by the coding sequence ATGAAGCGACTCGCCGCCGACGGCGCCATCACAAGGACTCTCGTGGACAAGGTGATGGTGCTGCGCTGGCAAGACGGGTCGCCGGATCTGCCGTTGCTCATCAAGCAAAGCCTGCTCGACTGGCTCGGTGTGTCCATCGCCGCTGCCTCGGACCCTCCTGTGCTGGTCCTGCGGGAGGAGTTGGAGGAGCAAGGCGGTCATCCGCAGGCATTCGTATTCGGGAGCCCCAAGCGCCTGCCGACCCAACAGGCGGCCCTGCTGAACGGTACAATCTCGCACTTGCTCGACTATGACGACGTCAATCTCACGTTGCCTGGCCACTGCACGGCACCGATTCTAGCCGCTGTGTTAGCGCTGGCAGAACGCGAGGGCGCGAACGGGTCGGAAGTGATGAATGCCTTCCTGACCGGCTATGAAACGACCTGCCGCATCGCGCTTCTGGTTGCGCCGGGGCACTACACACGTGGGTTTCATGCAACGGCCACGATCGGCAGTCTAGGGGCAGCCGCTGCATGCGCGCGGCTTATCGGATTGGACCGCGCTGCGACAGCTCGCGCACTCGGCATCGCCGCAACCCGCACCGCCGGCCTTAAGGCGATGTTTGGAACCTCATGCAAGGCGTTACATGCGGGAGCGGCGGCGGCGACCGGGCTCTTCGCGGCAACGTTAGCGCGGCGTGGCTTTGACAGCCGCGAAGATGCGCTTGAATGTGCGCAGGGGTTTGCTGCCACGCACAGCTCCGATTTCAACAGCGATGCCGCGCTTCGGGATCCCGATGCCGGATACCATCTCTTCAACAACCTCTTCAAATTTCACGCCGCCTGCTATGAAACGCAAGCGGCGATGGAATGCGGCCACCGGCTCCGCCGAGCGCATGGCTTCTTGCCGGAGGAGATACGCGCTGTCCGCGTGCGGGCGAACAGCCACTGCAACGAAATCTGCAATATTGAAGAGCCGCGAACCGGCATGGAGATGAAATTTAGCCTGCGCGCGACGACGGCTCTGTCGCTAGCCGGAATGGAGACATCGCGTCCCGCCGTATTCTGCGATGCAAATGCCCAATCACCAGCGCTAAACGCCATTCGTGGCAAGGTTGCCGTGGAATTGTCACCCGATCTTGCTCTCACAGAGAGCGAAATGGAGGTCCAGCTCCACGATGGCCGAGATTTCGGCGCCAGGCAGGATTGCGGGATACCGATGAAGGATCGTGAAGAACAGGGACGACGCGTGGCCGAAAAGTTCCATTGCCTGGTCGATCCGGTTCTCGGCAGGAGCAGAAGCGGCCAGCTGGCGTCGCTGGTCGACCGATTGGAAGCATTGCCGAGCGCAAGCGTCATTATGGGCGCCTGCATGTGA
- a CDS encoding adenylate/guanylate cyclase domain-containing protein yields the protein MAEERVQRRLAAILAADVVGYSRLMERDEAGTLAALKARRRDVLNPLVSKHQGRIFKTTGDGVLVEFGSAVNAVHCAVDLQQGMAAANADQPEDLHIVLRIGVNLGDVMVEGSDLYGDGINIAARLEAVAEPGGILLSGTAYDQVKNKIKTTFVDIGPQTLKNIAEPVRAYRVTDTPTVAVVAPKIAAGKPSIAVLPFTNMSGDPEQEYFSDGITEDIIIELSRFRDLAVVARNSSYAYRGNTVSIQQVGRELRADFVLEGSVRKMGNRIRINAQLIDAATGRHVWAERYDRSMEDVFAIHDEIIATIVSSLTGQIDSTIVLRARAKPPASWQAYDHVLSGIAALVVERFSRDVYLRAIGNFERATEIDPQYARAFGWIALCYNRMALFFCKGSEEEYTRLRALSRENARRAVALDGNNAEALNLLGWSQIWEGSFAEGERLVERAYSINPNDGVGALRFATALIYVGKPEQAVRLAEAVIQHTRPHPEWFLSDLAEAYFYARRNDESVALFEKVPDVEINENRAAAVCAFAYAGQLDRARLQADRYAAQMRANWIGDPNAGIAEMLEWEFQHFLPRSRPEDIDYVRDGLRKAGMPA from the coding sequence ATGGCCGAAGAACGCGTCCAGCGTCGCCTTGCCGCGATCCTCGCCGCCGATGTGGTCGGCTACAGCCGCCTGATGGAGCGGGACGAGGCAGGCACGTTAGCGGCGCTCAAGGCACGGCGCCGTGACGTATTGAACCCCCTAGTCTCCAAACACCAGGGCCGCATCTTCAAGACGACCGGCGACGGCGTGCTGGTAGAGTTCGGAAGTGCCGTCAACGCGGTTCACTGCGCCGTCGATCTCCAACAAGGCATGGCCGCCGCCAACGCCGACCAGCCCGAGGACCTGCACATTGTGCTGCGCATCGGGGTCAATCTGGGAGATGTCATGGTCGAGGGCAGCGACCTCTACGGAGACGGCATCAATATCGCAGCTCGGCTCGAGGCCGTCGCCGAGCCAGGCGGCATTTTGTTGTCCGGAACGGCCTACGACCAGGTCAAGAACAAGATCAAAACCACCTTCGTCGACATTGGCCCCCAGACCTTGAAAAACATCGCCGAACCGGTTCGCGCCTATCGCGTCACCGACACACCAACCGTTGCAGTCGTGGCGCCCAAAATCGCGGCCGGCAAACCTTCCATCGCCGTGCTGCCCTTCACCAACATGTCCGGCGATCCGGAACAGGAGTATTTCTCCGACGGCATTACCGAGGACATCATCATCGAGCTGTCGCGCTTCCGCGATCTAGCGGTTGTAGCCCGAAACTCGTCGTATGCCTATCGCGGCAATACGGTTTCGATCCAGCAAGTCGGGCGCGAACTCCGCGCTGATTTCGTGCTGGAGGGCAGCGTTCGCAAAATGGGCAATCGTATCCGCATCAACGCCCAGCTCATCGATGCTGCCACGGGAAGGCATGTCTGGGCAGAGCGCTATGACCGGAGCATGGAGGACGTTTTCGCCATCCATGATGAGATCATCGCGACAATCGTCTCGAGTTTGACCGGCCAGATCGACAGCACCATCGTGCTCCGGGCGCGAGCAAAGCCGCCGGCTAGTTGGCAGGCCTATGACCATGTGCTGTCCGGTATCGCCGCGCTCGTCGTTGAGCGCTTTTCTCGGGACGTATACCTGCGCGCCATCGGGAATTTCGAGCGCGCCACCGAGATCGATCCACAATATGCTCGAGCGTTTGGCTGGATCGCGCTTTGCTACAACCGAATGGCACTTTTCTTCTGCAAAGGCAGCGAAGAGGAATACACCCGGCTGCGCGCACTAAGTCGAGAGAACGCACGCCGGGCGGTGGCGCTTGATGGCAACAATGCCGAGGCCCTTAACCTCTTGGGTTGGTCGCAAATCTGGGAGGGAAGTTTCGCGGAAGGTGAGCGTCTCGTCGAACGTGCATATTCTATCAATCCGAATGATGGCGTCGGCGCACTGAGATTCGCAACGGCATTGATATATGTGGGTAAACCCGAGCAGGCAGTTCGGTTGGCGGAGGCGGTGATTCAGCATACCAGACCGCATCCGGAATGGTTCCTGTCCGATCTGGCGGAAGCCTACTTCTACGCGCGCCGAAATGACGAATCCGTGGCGCTGTTTGAGAAAGTGCCGGATGTGGAAATCAACGAGAATCGCGCGGCCGCCGTCTGTGCCTTTGCCTATGCCGGCCAGCTGGATCGTGCACGGCTTCAGGCTGACCGATATGCGGCGCAGATGCGCGCGAATTGGATCGGTGATCCAAATGCGGGAATAGCAGAAATGCTGGAGTGGGAGTTCCAGCACTTCCTGCCGCGAAGTCGGCCGGAAGATATCGACTATGTCCGTGACGGCCTGCGCAAGGCCGGGATGCCAGCATGA